The Prionailurus bengalensis isolate Pbe53 chromosome B1, Fcat_Pben_1.1_paternal_pri, whole genome shotgun sequence genomic interval tgttaTCAATAACCAGATACTAACTGGTCCTCTAATTGTCCTCTTATACATAATTACCTATAATTAAGGAACTTAAAGATAATATCAGCCAGTTCaatctttttcaattattttgagtCTATAATGTCACTATAATCATAAAACTTTTGAACAGAGGCTCAGAATTAATCAACTGTAACAATtacaaaaacacagataaaaCTTTTATCTTGATGTTTAACTGGTCCTGTTTCCTTGCTGCAGGTGCCTTCATTTGCAAGATGCTGCCATTTGTCCAGTCAACTGCTATCGTGACAGAAATTCTTACTATGACCTGCATTGCTGTGGAAAGGCACCAGGGACTTGTGCATCCTTTTAAAATGAAGTGGCAATACACCAACAGAAGGGCTTTCACCATGCTAGGTGAGAGTGTGCCAGTGGCAGTACTCATGCTCTTCTTCAGTACAGAACAAAAGAATTTCTTCAATGTGAACTATATTGATGAAGCGGACGAGCAGCTTCTTGTCTAGCCTTGTAGGCATCAGGGAGTAATTTTGGGGTTTTAGTCCTCTCCCCATTTTACCTTGACCTccactccttttctcctttcagtccTAACCTCACACTTCAAATCTCCTTATCTCAGATTCACTTCTTCAGTTTAAGTCTTAAACTTTTAAGCACTACTTTTAGTTGATTTAAGATAACCTTCAATGGCATTACCACATTAACATTTATTAGATTAGTAAACTGTCATCCTGAGGTAAGAGGCGTGTAACCTAAAATGCCCTTCTTAGGGCCAGTAGATTTTGACAGGGGGAAGGAAAGGTGTTTTTAGATGGGTAGAGAACGAGGGTGCTGCTCAGAGGAGGCCCCAGTGCTGAGGACACAATAGCCGCGGGGCTCATGGGGACGCTAGGTGCTTGCTGAGTGCTGGAGATGCCTGATGAAGACAGATTCCATCCACTTCATAATTTTGCTTCAGACATTCCTGCATCCTCAGCTTGATGTAACCATTTCTGAGTCAGCAAGACATGAGAAGCATGTACCTCTTGATAAGTGGCAAACTGTAAGTGGTGTCCTAAAGCCTAGCACAGTAAGATGGAAGCATTTCTCTATTCGATAATTACAATCGAGCCATTTAAAGTAGAGCCGTAGCATATGTATTACAGCTAAATAATGAAAGGTTGAGGAAAAAACTAATGCAATAACCAAAAAGAGCAATTTTTACTAGTATCTCACTTGAGAGGAATaggtaaacatttatttctgctttaggAGTTTAGCCAGCATGGGACAGTAGAATTACAGAAAGAACTCCTAAGGGTTTTGCCATGCCAAACTCATTTTACATAGTATGAAATGAATAGATAAACCAACGGGGAAAATATTCGTTAGTTTTAGttagttattttcaaatttatgtcaCATCCTCCCTACAAAGAATTCAAAGACCTCTTGGCTTTTAATAATTGACATCTTCCCACCTTCAAAACATCTGAAAAGCATGTGTGGGTGTAGAAAGATGAGGAAAGGAATACATGGAGGAGGGAagtcattaaaaaaggaaagagaagtagaGAGTCTCAGCATCTGAGGGCAAAGTCGATAACAGGCAGTCAAGGCAGTTTCTACTAAAAAAATTCATAGGAGACAGAAAGGATTTTAAATCAAGAAGGCTCAGCATCCCTTGGGGCTTTCACACAGTGTTGCCTGATGTCTCTCTCTGGCCAAGTACCTCTTAGCTGAGACTGCTTTGCCTCCAGGCCCCCACCATCAGAGACCTGCTAGACTTATTTGCCCACAAAGGTTCATTTACACCAGTAATATTCATCTAACCTCAACCTTTCTATCCCTGAACAGGCAGTAGACCCAGAAGGATTGGCAAGGAGCTAAGTCAATTAGACTCAGTTAGAATCCAGAATTTCTACTAAAGATTGGAAAAGTGATTGGACATAAGATTACATAGTGAGATAATGATTGGACTAGATTAGAGCAGATGTTTATGGCGATGTGGATAGAGAGAGATTGATTTGTGAGTCTGAGAACTGTCTTGAATCATCGAATAATAATGACTATCTATAGGCAGTGCCAGTTCAcgtatttctttataataaaccCCAGTTATGGCTTAAGTGAGTCCCAGTTCCTTGAAATCCAAGGCAATATGCTGTTTTCTTAATAGTACCTAATACAGAGAGAATAAGAAGAATTTGAGCTGGGATATTTCTCTCAGAATTGATGGTGGGTCTCTTGGTTATGGCCTCATCCTAGTCTGTTCTGATTCTCTTTTGTTCCTTGCTAAGGACACATCATTAAAGCAATTCTGTCAACAAAATCATGAAGGACAGGAAATTTGGAAAGAGCATTCTGGTTTCTTATCAAATGTTTGctttgtaaataagaaaataatactcATATTATGATGCATAAGATAAATGTActcaattttaagaagaaattgtAGAGGGTGATCAATATCATGTTTAAGTTATTCATCCGTTTGACAACCAAACAGCAGGTGCTTCTGAGGGCCAGgaattttctttggggaaaatttCCCTTGTTTAGGGAAacaaacaagtacaaaaataaattgcattgtGTTTGCCCTTAATGAGCTTAGAAGAAGTTGAAAAGAAACAACTAAGGCAACAAAGGTGCCACTCTAGAGGGCAAATGGAACCAACAGGGAATTAGTTCTATCAGGAAATGATGGTGGCCTTCAAAGATTTCCTAGAGACAGTGACTTTTGAGTTAAGTCCTGGGAAATGAAGAACGTGGACAGAAATATAACAGGAGAGAGAGGCAAGTGAGAGAACCTCAGGGATCATGTTAAGGGTTTAAGTTTTATCTTATAGGTAGTACAACACTATTAAAGATTttgattaaacacttaaaaatgtttcaggAAGACTATTCTAGCAACAATTTTGAGGACACAGAAATAGCATCAGTGGGAACATGTAGCCCACTGCACTGCTCTAGGGCAGAGATGATTGCACATAAGGGGTCTTCATGCTTACAGCATATGTTTTATGCTTAAGTATGCATGTGTTCTGCTTCACTCACTGAATCAGATTCTGATGATTTTAATGTCTTAGCAGGTGTGGTCTGGCTGCTGGCAGTCATCGTAGGATCACCCATGTGGCATGTACAACGCCTTGAGGTAGGTTCGGAGATGGCTTGATCATCATATTATTGAAATGTTCCCCAGCCTTCTCAATTACAATCATTTTTCTTCCCGCAAGAGCTTTATAGCAAATTCTGGTGACCCCAATTATTTcactgaaaaattttcaaatgaaataaaataatttgttttaagattttttcctctgttttatcTAGTTCTTCCTTAGTTAAGACTTTAATGCTTAAAAGAAAACTTATCAGagtcattttctacattttcctgTCAGCCGAACATATTTTCCTAGTGGCCTCCCGTGTCTTATTACATTTTAAGAGTTCAACGGTtgctttagatttttattttatttttaaaacacatcaaAAAATTGTAATCAATCATCTGCTTATTTGTTGATTGTCCCTCATAAgtcctttcttctctgcctcccatACATTGACAAATTGAAATTTGAATTGGAATGTGTGACAGGATCATCTTATCTGATCACTCCCTTTCCCCCACACCTTAAACTGATGGTCTAGCATTGTCTGGCTATTCACAGCAAGGGGATACTGTGCTGTTTTTGGTGACCCAGCCTATCCCATGGGGCATACATACACGTCCTGCATCGGTGATCTAGCCCAGACAGTAGTCTTCAAAGGCAGTAGTGGGTTGATcactagataattttttttaactgtatccttttatacttttttaaattgatatagACAAAAGTGAAACTTTACTAGATGGCAAATGTCGATTGGCAAGGATAGCAAATGAGCCCTCAGGAAAGGGTACATTTAAAACATgactttacttttttcctttctttctttctttctttctttctttctttctttctttcttctttttttttttttatgtaattggTATATTGAATGAGCTGGACTCCACAGGTGAGAGCTGGAAGTAATTTTATTCTATCCCTTGCTACCTATAAAAATGTGACCTGAGAACTTTCCAATACTCTGACAAAATGTTGTGGATGAAGCTCTGAGCAGACCCTGTAATTCTTTCAGCCATTCAGATAGCAACATTCCTATGGTCACTTTTAGTCACAACAACTTGTTAATTCTGTCATTAAAATTCCAGCCCGGTGTCACAATCACATAAGTCCATATTCTCAATCAACACAAAATGTCTCCCAGCTCAGCTTGAACTGTTTTTAGGTCTAGAATCCTACAATATGCAAAGGGGAGGTGATTCccttcttctctgcttccttactgggcatttctctttctctcttcccatccaaGAAAATGGCTGTCCTTGGCAACTTGGGAGCTGGTGTTAaggatggggagaggaagggacaggtGTACTGGTATCATCGCCCTCTGTGAGTGACTTTGCTGCCCATGATCGATTCCTTATTCATGGGTTTTTCAAAGATAACACCACTGAGGCTTCTGACTGCTGCTCCAGCAGGGTGCTCATGTATCTTCCACACACAACTGTAAGTGGCTGGGTCTTTTCTCTAAGGCTGTCCTTATTCCGGCAGGTATCCCATACTGATGGAGGCTTCACACGTGACCCAACCCAGTAGTCATTTGTGGGGCCCATTTCTGGCCCACAGAACACAAagagttttgtctattttttaaaataaaattattttatcatatgctctaaatatgttttgaatatgtAACTCATTTAGTTTTTAGGAAATACATATGTAATTGGCAGAGTCGGTCCTCACTATCAGACAAATCAGCTAAATCAGATTTGCTTTCTGTCAGGAAAAAGTGTGATTTCATTTTTCCTATCAAATAAATCTATTAATATGCATCccatggccaccttctcacttcTAAATTCtattagagagagtgtgtgtgagcatgcataAAGCCTGAATTTCTCACCTGGATGAAATAAAACACCACCAACTTTACCATTTCCACCCACTGATGTTCTCTTTGCTTTGCTGTCAATGGGCTCTCTCTCAGGAGTGATGTATTTGACAATTTTCATGGGATGGAAGCAAAGAGGTGGCTAAATTAAAATTGTCATCATCACTTCTGCCTCTTCACtgtatgaaaaatgtaaattcacAACATCTCAACACCTGTCAAAATACCTTTCTTCTAAGGCCAGAATAGAAATATGTTTGATATAGGGAAAACACAAAACCCTATCATGGATTTATGGTGTCTTGATTACGGTGGCTTCACTGACATCAGTAGTTCAAACCACCTCCTTTTTTAGTGCCTCATAGTAAGAGTAGGACTGAGTGAGACATCTGACTTATGTAGATGGGGAGAAGAGAGATAGAAGCGAGCTGGGAGTGCAGGGCCAGCACAACACTCAATCTCAGGCTTCCCCTAGGCAGTGGAATTTTAGAGAACTGTATGGTTCCAAAGAGACAATCTGAAAATTGATTCCCATAAAACCATGTGCCTGTGCACTCAGAAAGTCTTTGCTTGTTCCCAAGGCAACATGCACCCCCTTGGAGACTATCAGTCTAGCTTTGTGTTTTAAGATGTGCCAATATGTTGCCCCCATGGTCGTCGGCATTTGTGGGCTCTGTCTACACGGGGTCAGCATGAATTTCACCTTAATATCCCGTTCCCAGGGAGTTTGGATCTTGAAATTATTATTCAGTAAGTGTTTTCATCCCTTGTTGCATTTGTAAATAACACCTAGATCAGAACTTGAATTTTCTTACCTTTGATAAGTATACCAGAAAGCTTTTCCCCCCCATTCAATTGACTAAAGATTGGCAATAAAATTTGCAGGAATGGAGGCAGAAATATGTCTAGGACCTAGGGATACTTCATCTGGAAATCTCTGAAGTGACTAAAATGGCAATAGTtttgataaattttcttttattcttattatcCAGATAAATGACTTTGCTTAGTTTGTCCCTTCTTAGCATTTGCTACTgttattaatattgtttttaataatattttgaacCCAACCATCTGTCAGAAATAGTATTAACAAAGAGACATTGCATTTCTGTAAAACATCTACCTCAAAGGCTGATAGCTGAGTCTGAATATTTGTAGATAGACAATAGTTTGAATCCCAATTTCTTATTCATCTCAAATGTTAAAGCTATCAGCTGTCTTTCTAAAATCTTTGTAAGCAACCTGATCATTGCAATCTGAAATAGCAGTAACAAAATGCAAGCTTTCAGTACTGTGAACTGAAAGGTAGCTGATACTTTGCCAAAATCTGCCTCTTCAACAATTGAGGAAGCAAAATAATGGAACATTAAACTAGCTGGTGTGCAATTacaagatgttttctttttttcatatgtacCTTGATTGATGTAGTGTATTCTTCCTCTGAAAAGTAATAATCCTCATCTTGACAGTATGCATACATACCTTGGTCAAAGAGTATAGCTCTTTCATCTAATTGAAAAAATTCTGACTACAGTGtaaaaaaagttgagaaacattaaaaaaaaatagcctattGACctcaattcaatttaaaatagaaaagaaagtatgGAACTGTTAAGAATGTAAGaaatgatgtggagaaaatgacACCTTACAACAAACGAACAATCAAACTCGTATCTAATTTGCAATATGGATCCACAGTAAATACAGGAGGGTTTGAAAACTGCACCATTATAGCAGTACGTggctgttttctgttcttttgatgcTGACTCTGCCTCCTCTAactgatttgtttttatgttaaagATTAAGTATGACTTCTTATATGAAAAGGAACATGTCTGCTGTCTGGAAGAGTGGGCCAGCCCTGCGCACCAGAAAATCTATACCACGTTCATCCTTGTCATCCTGTTCCTCCTGCCTCTTATGCTGATGCTTATCCTGTACACTAAAATCGGTTATGAACTTTGGATAAAGAAAAGAGTGGGAGACTGCTCAGTGTTTCGAACTATTCAcggaaaagaaatgtcaaaaatagCCAGGTCTGTTTAATGAAGCAGTCGCCTCcgtttaaaatacttttaattagTCATGCTTGAGGGGGACGTTGCTAGAGCTCTCCCAATTCTTGGGAACTTTAGCCCAAGTGCCATTTGTAATTCATGTTCACAGAATGGGCTGACGTTCAACTTTGGAGATTTTAGGAATAGCAGGTATTTAGACAATTTGGAAAACTGTTGAATTTTCATCTATATGTCAAGATGACATGCTAGGAAGAGCTGTGGTGGTCTCCTCTCTACCACTCGGCAGTCACATGGTGCAGATAAGTATCCTTACGCCTAAAGCTTCCGCTTGCCTCATGTGTGACAGGGTGCATAATAAATATCCATCCTCAGATGATGCTGAAATACATGAAATCTGTATGAAAATTCTTTGGTGACTAGAGTATgctatttactttattattatctaTACTATCATTAATAAGGgctttcttttctgattatattcattaataaaaattttaaaacacaatttactGATATAGTACTTGTattccatatcatttattttataatctacaTGGAacagctattaaaaacaaaaacaaaaatcttagaaGTTTAATGGTTAGATGAAATTCTATCATTTCTTCAAGTGTGCAGCGACCTCTAGCGTCCAGTTTGTATGAAGAAATCCTCCCTGTCAGTGTCCAGGGCTGGATCTTCAGCTCTTTGGGACTTATTGCTGATTTCACTCTCCACTTCACTTCCTCAGAAGAGTGTTCTtcaacataaaaatgaataagagcTTAAACACTTGACTTTAGCTGCCTAACTTTAAGTCCAAACTAGCCCTTACAGTTTAAATCCCTTATTAGTCATCTGACTTTGCAAGTTACTCAAccttctccgtgcctcagtttctgcatctgtcaaATGGCTAACTGAGAAGATTAATGACATAACCCATGCCAAGCATCTAGCAGAGTGTTAGATctatattgagcatctttcataaTGATGTTTATAAGATGAGAGATTTGGGGATGAGGGCAATAGCAATGGGAAGAGATGATAAACAGCCTACAATTAACCTATCATGaactttattaatatttgaaaagttaTGGTTGAGAGATTTAGGCTCAAACTTTATTTAATAGCTTTGATATCAATTTGACAAATTTGCCAAGGAGAAGTTAACTGATGTGATGTGTCCTTGTGGGTCCAGGAAGAAGAAGCGAGCTGTCATTATGATGGTGACAGTGGTGGCTCTCTTTGCTCTATGCTGGGCACCTTTCCACATCGTGCACATGATGACTGAATACAGTGAGTgcttttcattctcatttgttAGAAGTTCTAGTTAATTTATTGCTAGACTAGACCATGAATCGTTGAAAAATTTGTTGCTATTCCCTTGGGTAATCAAATATCAAACATTTAATGGGTTTCTCTCGTATTTTCAAGATTACCAGATCATTACATGGTGGGTTAATTATGTACAATTTTGAACAAACCCTTAATAATCGCAGAAGGGACAGAAACATTTTTGAGAGTCTTTTTTCATGCTCTGTCCCCTGTTCTCCCTAAACCATTCAAACATGGAGGAGGTGTGATGGCCTATGAGCATTCTCTGTTTAGATCTAGAATCCTGACTTGAACCACATGAATTTGATAACACCTAGGATTTCAGCCAGACCCCCGGTGTATTACTTGTGATAATCTGAGACTTAACATGATTCTCAGATACAGATTGTATTTCTATAACACAAGTGAACGTTTGAATGGTAACTGCTGCTTCCCAGTTTACATTACATTTGGAATCAAGTGGAAATACGGTAAGTTCCTTAATATGAGCTGGGCACCAGGCTAAGCTTGTAAGCCAAGATTCTCTAAGAATGGGAACTCATCACAGAGCTCATTTTTCTTCAGACATCAGATGGCTCTTCCCAAAATTGCCTTGAGTATTTTTCACACCTTTAACCACTTGTGCAAGTGTAAGTGTTTGGTAAAGATATATGataaacagaaattttattttatgctcgTGAAAACATAATACATGGTAGactattactttttatttcaggcaattttgaaaaggaatatGATGATGTCACAATCAAGATGATTTTTGCTATCGTGCAAATAATTGGATTTTCCAATTCCATCTGCAATCCCATTGTTTATGCATTTATGAacgaaaacttcaaaaaaaattttttgtctgCAGTTTGTTATTGCATAGTAAAAGAAACCTTATCTCCAGCACGAAGGCATGGAAATTCAGGAATTACAATGATGCAGAAGAAAGCAGTGTTTTCCCAGAGACAGAACCCAGTGGAGGAGACAAAAGGAGAAGCATTCAGTGATGGCAACATTGAAGTCAAATTGTGTGAACaatcagaggagaaaaaatacATCAAATGACATCTTGCCCTGTTCAATTCTGAACTTTCTGAAAATTCTGCTTTAGGTGGTGGCCGCTAATTATAACAATGTCTGCATAATTAGGACTGTTCGTAGCTTAATtggaagagaaaattattttgagcaaaggtggaagacttttttttttattctcagaatgaggaaaagaaggaaacaaatcattttcttcataaaaatataacattatacatgaaaacacaattttgaaaaattagtaaACTATCCTtgtagattattaaaaaaaacttgtatagaaataaatgtttttggctGGTAATTTTTCCCCTAATGCAGTCAATGTAATGTGACTTTCTATGTATTGCTAAATGAGCTGaggaaataacttaaaaattatacCTTCTTTTTTGAGTAAGTTAATGGTTGAACACAGTAATGTAATTTTCAGTGCTGTTGAAGCTTGGTAATACAGTCTCTTACAAATGAGGTCTGTCCAATAATCATCAAGTCAAAGAAGATGGCGAAGCCGCAAAATGACCAATGAATGTGATTCAGAGGCAGGTGCCCGGGTGTGAGCTTCTTCTAGCCCTACCAGCTACCACTGCTGTGATGACTGGCAAGCCACTGAACCTCTTtaagcctctgtttcttcctgtgtatACTGGTGAGGTACCTCTTCTTCACAGGGTCACTGCCAGAAGAAAACGAGATGTGAGCAGGAAAGCCCTTTGTTACTGTACAGCACCCTCAGGTTCTGAAGCATCATCGCAGCCCCCATGTTCCAGGCCTCCCCTTTCTGCTCCCTTTTGCTTCCTGAGAGTTGCCCTCAACCCTGCCAGCTTTCCACCCATGCCTGTTTTGTAGCTGTTTTCTCTAATCAAAAGAAGGATGTTTCTGGGATCCTCATTTATAGGCTGGCTGTAATATATGTAAGCCAGTCTAACtatctcaaatatttatatttttaaatcccttACTTTAGTAGTGGGATGAATGACTGGTTGTTATATAAAAGGACTTTTAGATGTAGTTAGCAGATGAGAGCATTAACTCCAAGCCCATGATTTTACTGTGCCCCAGACTGACCCCCGAGAGAGCAAGGCTAGGAAGAATGGAGTTCCCCACTCATATTCCTTGCCTTAATTCAATCTCCCTTAATCATAACCTCTCTTCTTTCCAGTCTTCTCCTCTTACCCTCAAATATCATGGAACCAGTGACCACATCCCAGTGCCCTGTCACTTCCCCTTTAACAACTGTGATTCCCAAAGTCCATTCACAGCCTCTTGGCTAAAGTGTTTCTTTTGCCTCCAGTTTTGCAGCACTTATTATTTCTGCCAGGAAatagagacaggaagagaagctCAAGAATTATCAGGGTACTATTTCACTTGTAAAGCTTTAAGGTTTGGGAACCAGAGAACTCAGGCTATTTGGATCTTTCAAAATGTAGACATTTAACTTTTTAGGTGTGTCAGGATAAAATGGATACAGCAACACAACTGAAATAGTGTGTGGTATTAAGAAAAAATGGCAATATGatacagaaaattaacaaagtcAAGAGAAGACTACTGATGATTTTGTTTGTGTTGAAATGGACTTACTATGGATTATGTGTGTGTGCCATTCTCCTGTTATGACTAGCTATCTTGTAGCAAAACAGTAATTATCATTAAATCATTAAACCATTAAAAATGAATCATATTCACTGATTTTGGTTATCCTTATTTAATCAGCAGATATCCATATGACTCTTCCTAAATTTGATGTACATATGTTCCAAATATAACTTACTGAAGATGGGATCAATCAACACTATTACTGACCATTTAATTATTAAggttagagatttttaaaattcctaaacATTGCAGAGATTGATCAAAACACATCTGGctgcacctgggtgcctcaatctgttaagcatccgactcctggtttcggctcaggtcatgatatctcagtttgtgagttctagctctgggtcgggctttgcgctggagcctgcttaggattctctctctccctctctctctctctctgcccctcccctgctctctctgtctctccaaataaataagtaaaccttaaaaaaataaaaaataaaaacatgtagatat includes:
- the QRFPR gene encoding pyroglutamylated RF-amide peptide receptor is translated as MQSLNITREQFSRLLRDHNLTREQFIARYGLRPLVYTPELPGRAKLAFVLTSVLIFALALFGNALVVYVVTRSKAMRTVTNIFICSLALSDLLIAFFCIPVTMLQNISDTWLGGAFICKMLPFVQSTAIVTEILTMTCIAVERHQGLVHPFKMKWQYTNRRAFTMLGVVWLLAVIVGSPMWHVQRLEIKYDFLYEKEHVCCLEEWASPAHQKIYTTFILVILFLLPLMLMLILYTKIGYELWIKKRVGDCSVFRTIHGKEMSKIARKKKRAVIMMVTVVALFALCWAPFHIVHMMTEYSNFEKEYDDVTIKMIFAIVQIIGFSNSICNPIVYAFMNENFKKNFLSAVCYCIVKETLSPARRHGNSGITMMQKKAVFSQRQNPVEETKGEAFSDGNIEVKLCEQSEEKKYIK